The Chryseobacterium sp. G0186 genome includes the window TATAACTCCCAAAAAAATATAGAGGTTCAGTTTTAGAAAACTGACTGATAATGGTGGTTATAACCTTTCAGAATTCAACAAATCATTTATATCTTTGTGAAAAATAGAAGTATGAAGTATTTGTTTATTATGGTATGCTTTGTCTGCTCAATTTTTAGCCAGGCACAGCAAAAACAGGATCCATGGAAAGAAAGTCAATTGATGGATCCGGCATTGTTGGCTTCCAGAATTGTAAAACACAAAACAAAGGATCTTTTAATCATTTCTGTAGGTCCTGAAGCCATCATTAAGGGGTCTGTAGACATCGGACCAACTCACGAACCTGAAAACCTGGAAAAATTAAGAAACTATCTTAAAGACATTCCTAAAAACAAGGAAATTGTTATCTATTGCGGATGCTGCCCTTTTGTAAAGTGTCCGAACATCCGCCCGGCATTTAACCTCCTGATGGAAATGGGCTTTAAAAATGCAAAACTTTTAAATCTTCCCAAGAACATCAAAACGGATTGGCTAGATAAAGATTATCCTACAAATGATTAATATGAAAGCACAGTTTACAGCATTACTATTTATTATTTTTTCAGGATATACTCTGGCCCAAGGCAGCAAAATAGAAGTAGGGAAGAAAGCTCCCGAAATTACCATGTCCAAAGCAGATGGCACTTCTTTTTCACTTTCTACTTTAAAAGGGAAATTGGTGCTTATCGATTTTTGGGCAACCTGGTGTGCTCCTTGTGTAGAAGAGCAGCCCGGACTAAAAACTCTATATGAAACCTATTCTGAACAGGTAAAAAACAATAGGTTTGAAATCCTCGGGGTTTCCCTTGACAAGAATAAGGAAAGCTGGCAAAAATCCATAGACCGTTTCAGTATCAACTGGATACAGATCAGTGATTTGAAATTTTGGAAAAGTCCGGTAGCAAAAGCCTATGAAATTGATGAATTACCGTTTAATGTCATCATTGATGGGAAAGGAGTCATTATTGCCAAGAATCTTCATGGTAAAGAGCTGGAAGACTTTTTAAAGAAAAATTTAGCCCAGAATTAAGAGTGAAAATTTTATCAATATTTTTAAAGGACAGTAATTTTCTTACTGTCCTTTTTTATTTTATCAGTTCAAAACTTTCATACACATTTAAAAGTTATTGATATA containing:
- a CDS encoding rhodanese-like domain-containing protein → MKYLFIMVCFVCSIFSQAQQKQDPWKESQLMDPALLASRIVKHKTKDLLIISVGPEAIIKGSVDIGPTHEPENLEKLRNYLKDIPKNKEIVIYCGCCPFVKCPNIRPAFNLLMEMGFKNAKLLNLPKNIKTDWLDKDYPTND
- a CDS encoding TlpA family protein disulfide reductase is translated as MKAQFTALLFIIFSGYTLAQGSKIEVGKKAPEITMSKADGTSFSLSTLKGKLVLIDFWATWCAPCVEEQPGLKTLYETYSEQVKNNRFEILGVSLDKNKESWQKSIDRFSINWIQISDLKFWKSPVAKAYEIDELPFNVIIDGKGVIIAKNLHGKELEDFLKKNLAQN